The proteins below come from a single Bacteroidota bacterium genomic window:
- a CDS encoding 2Fe-2S iron-sulfur cluster binding domain-containing protein produces MSKFHKLKVTNIRQETNDCVSVAFDVPAHLKSDYSFIQGQYLTLKLTVNNQEIRRSYSICSSPIAETELRVAVKKVKDGLASNYLNEKLKEGDEIEVMTPMGGFYTELNESNKKNYVLFAGGSGITPMLSIIKTVLVKEPNSTLMLVYGNRDEQSVIFKNELESIEKSNSARVRVVHVLEKPSGAYPELYTGILMPIKVRSILENHVGLNLDNEFFVCGPTPMMDNVKQVLKELKINDSRIHIEYFTASLQPTEKKAATTNSALISKVTVVYDGSETKFDLATGGKSILDAAIDNDVDAPFSCKGAVCCTCRAKIISGTAVMDNNYALTDDEVAEGFILTCQAHPTSAELIVDYDQ; encoded by the coding sequence ATGTCTAAATTCCATAAACTTAAAGTAACTAATATCCGCCAAGAAACGAATGATTGTGTTTCCGTAGCATTTGATGTTCCGGCTCATCTAAAATCCGATTATTCGTTTATTCAAGGACAATACTTAACACTTAAATTAACTGTAAATAATCAAGAAATAAGACGCTCTTATTCGATTTGTTCTAGCCCGATTGCAGAAACCGAGTTGCGAGTTGCTGTCAAAAAAGTAAAAGATGGACTTGCCTCTAACTATCTAAATGAAAAACTAAAAGAAGGCGATGAGATAGAGGTAATGACTCCTATGGGAGGTTTCTATACCGAACTTAACGAATCGAACAAAAAAAATTACGTGCTTTTTGCAGGTGGAAGTGGTATTACCCCCATGCTATCTATCATTAAAACCGTTTTGGTAAAAGAGCCAAACAGTACACTAATGTTGGTTTATGGAAATAGAGACGAACAATCTGTTATTTTCAAAAACGAGCTTGAGTCAATTGAAAAAAGTAATTCGGCTAGAGTTAGAGTTGTTCATGTATTGGAAAAACCCTCCGGAGCTTACCCTGAATTATATACAGGCATTCTAATGCCGATTAAAGTGCGTTCTATACTAGAAAATCATGTCGGATTAAATTTAGACAATGAATTTTTTGTTTGTGGTCCTACACCCATGATGGATAATGTAAAGCAGGTACTTAAAGAATTAAAAATAAACGATAGTCGAATACACATTGAATACTTTACAGCATCTCTTCAACCAACAGAAAAGAAGGCTGCAACAACCAATTCAGCGCTTATTAGCAAGGTTACAGTTGTGTATGATGGCTCAGAAACTAAGTTTGACTTAGCTACCGGAGGAAAATCGATTTTAGATGCAGCTATTGATAATGATGTGGATGCCCCATTTTCTTGCAAAGGTGCCGTGTGTTGCACATGTAGGGCAAAAATAATCTCTGGAACTGCAGTAATGGATAATAATTACGCTCTTACAGACGATGAAGTTGCCGAAGGATTTATTTTAACATGTCAAGCACACCCAACATCTGCCGAATTGATAGTTGATTATGACCAATAG